The nucleotide window CAAGGTAATTATTATAAGCACCTTAACATACCATGGAACTAGGTTTTCAGTTAAAGCTATGTCTAGAGCCTTTAATTCTTGCTTAAGTCGTTTGGCCCAAGCTTTCAACTTTTTAATAACTGTGGGCTTTTTTTCCGCTTCCAATTAGTTTACAAAATGTGGGGAAAGATACAAGAGTAAAACCTATAATTCAATAGCAATATGATTGACTTCATTTACCCTGGCTTTTATGCCACTTAGCTGCAATACCTTAACTACTTTTTGGACGAATCCCGCTTCGATTAATTCATCATGCATTGCTCTAATTTTAGACCATAATTCTATAGGAGACAACGTATGATCGATATCTCCATAGTATCCTTGAGAATCGCGTGGACAAAGTTTATTGCGTGCCCGTTGAGAATCATGAAAAGCATTGAATTCATCCATAAACTCTTCATTACTACGGATAATTTTAATGTATTTGACCAAATCTAGTTTTTGCCAATCATCTCCAAAATTGGTATACCATGTAACAATTGCAAAAGGACTTATGCAATCTATACTAAATGAAAATTCCTTTTTCCTGAGCTCGCCACTCTCTTTTTGAAATAGATGATAATAGCATTCGGTTGAATGAGCCCAATCACCACCTACCATAACAATGCCGCCTTCTACAGTTTTCTGTGAAAACCAATTGAGAGCCTTATCTTGAAAATTATTATCAAAATAATACATTACGTTAAAGCAGCGAATAACATCTTTTTCCTCAATTTCAATCTCACCAATTCCTCCATTTTTGAATGATAGAAATTCAGTTTCGTAACTTTTTATCGGATCAATTTCCAACCTTGGAAATCCTTCTGTTTTAGGATTTATTAGGAATTCATTTAAAAGTTGTTCAAACCGCTTCTTTGTAGCGGAAACATCACTTAAAAGTGAGTTCCAATTATCGATTGACGGAATTGCAGGTTGAAAATAGACTATTGATTTAGTATCATCAAAAGTGGCATAATTTCCATCTTCATCATATACAAGGTAGGCTGGAAGAGACGGATCAGCCCCAACAACTTTCCAATTTTTTAAATAATTTGAAACCTCAATAGTGGTAAATGGCGGAAAACCACAACCAATATCCAACATGGTTTTTCCATTACTTTTTAAATATGGATTATTGCCTATATAGGTGTCTATTATTGCATGCCTACCTTGCACTGTTATTGGAGGGATTTTTCCTCCCCATCCACCTGGCAAAATTCTGGCGAGAAGCGTGCCCATAACATCCGCATGAAATAACGATAAATCCTTAGCAGGTATACCACTTAGTCTAACAAAATTGAACATGCGCTCTACAAACGAAAATACGTCTGGTCTATCAACGGGTAGCTGCTGTAATCTGGTCAGGAAATTAGTTGATAATTCGCCATTGAAGTATTTTCTATTAAGATCTTTTAAAAAATTTATTCTATCCATTTATAACAATAATTAAAACTTCTTATTCATTATGATTTTTAATACCAATTGTCGTTAAATGGGGCAGGTTTATTCACATCTAAAACCTCAAATTTGGCTGCCAAC belongs to Aegicerativicinus sediminis and includes:
- a CDS encoding CheR family methyltransferase produces the protein MDRINFLKDLNRKYFNGELSTNFLTRLQQLPVDRPDVFSFVERMFNFVRLSGIPAKDLSLFHADVMGTLLARILPGGWGGKIPPITVQGRHAIIDTYIGNNPYLKSNGKTMLDIGCGFPPFTTIEVSNYLKNWKVVGADPSLPAYLVYDEDGNYATFDDTKSIVYFQPAIPSIDNWNSLLSDVSATKKRFEQLLNEFLINPKTEGFPRLEIDPIKSYETEFLSFKNGGIGEIEIEEKDVIRCFNVMYYFDNNFQDKALNWFSQKTVEGGIVMVGGDWAHSTECYYHLFQKESGELRKKEFSFSIDCISPFAIVTWYTNFGDDWQKLDLVKYIKIIRSNEEFMDEFNAFHDSQRARNKLCPRDSQGYYGDIDHTLSPIELWSKIRAMHDELIEAGFVQKVVKVLQLSGIKARVNEVNHIAIEL